The window GTTGCCCACTTCCATGTCAGCCGGGGGGATACACGCCCCACCCGCCTCATCGTCGAAGAAGCTACACAATTCCCCCTTACCAGTCCGCTATTACATTATACACTCAATGCACCGTATCATTTCCATATATTCAATAAAATTATCCGGGAACAGGGCATAGATGTCGTCGTCGCTGCCCATGTCCTCGCCGGCACAGCAGTCATTCATGCAGCAAAAAAATACCAGGTGCCGGTCGTATTTGATCTCAAGGACTGGTTCCCGGATTCCGCTGCTGCATATTTCAAGAACAGCATTATCCAGGAAACGGTCAGAAAAAGTGTCTGGGCAATTACGAAAAGGAACCTTTCCAATAGCGACAAAATCACTACGGTCTCGCCTTCACTTGTCGAAAAACTCAAAAAACACGGGTTTTCGGCGGATCTGATAACAAACGGTGTGGATACCGATATATTCAAGCCGATGAATGGTGCAGAAAAACGAAAGGAACTCGGTTTTACCGCAGATGATTTTATCATTGGCTTCTGCGGAAGCATTGAACGCTGGTATGCTATTGATGAGATGATCAGGGCTCTTCCAGAGTTGATCCGATACCATCCATCCACAAAAATGCTGGTGGTTGGAGGTTCCCTGTTCACCGATTACAAAGCAGAACTTCAGGAACTCGCTGCGGGATTGAATGTCTCAGATCGTGTTGTTTTTACCGGGACCAAACCCTACCGCGAGCTCCCGGAATATATCGCCTGCATGGATGTCTGCACTATCCCCCTCTCGCCACCCCAATGGGGAGATATTGCACTCCCCAACAAATTCTTTGAATATTCAGCCTGCGGAAAACCAATCCTGATGCGACCAATCCCTGATGTAACCCGCATAGGAGGACCCAATTTGTGTGTCTACCGGACGCAGGAAGATTACATAGCAGAGATTAAAGCCATCATGGATAACCCGGTGAATTTTTCGATTGATCTGAAAAATTATAGCTGGAAAGAAAAAGCACGCCAGTTTGAGACCCTTTTACAGTCGATTGCCTGATGCATTTATCCATATTTATTAATGATCGCAACTTAAAAACTACTTACTTAAGAAAGGTTGACCTTATGGTATTTTTTGATCTGAAAAACCGCCGGACATATCTGATCTTCGGCCTTGTTGCCCTGTTCTCGCTCTTTGCCCTCTGGCTTCGTCTCATCCCGATGTTCATGATGGGGAATACGGATATCCTGACAATGGTCGGAAGTGATGATCCACTCTATAACCTGCGCCAGGTTGAACAGATGCTTTCCAATAATCTTGCCTATGCCTGGTTTGATCCCATGACCCAGTATCCCTCAGGTTCAATGGTTTACTGGGGCCCCCTCTTTCCCATGATCATAGCCATCGGCTGTATGATTGCAGGTGCGACAACACGGCCGGAGATCATTGGAGTGGGTCTTGTGATTCCCGCCATAATGGCAGCAGCAATTGTCGTAATCATGTACGGGGTAGGAAAGACCTGCGGCGACTGGAAGACGGGACTCATGGCATCCGGATTTACCGCAATAGTTACCGGGCAGTTCTTCTACCGATCCTTATACGGGTATATGGATCACCATATCGCAGAAGTCCTCTTTTCCACCCTCTTCTGCCTGTTCTATATGTATACCCTCCATTCAGAGAAAGAGACAATAATAGATCTGAAAAATATTCACACCTACAAAAAAACAGTCATATTCTCCGCTTTGGCGGGCATTGCGTACCTGCTTGGCCTCTTTGTGATGCCAACAATGATCCTTTTTGCGATGATTGCGGGATTATTTACGGTAGTTCAGTTCATTATTGATGTTCACAAAAAAAGGACAAGTGAGTATCTTGTCATCATCAATTTAGTAATATTTGCTATTGCTTCACTGGGGCTTTTTTTATTTGGTTTCAAAGACCCCGGTGTGAATCTTTCCACATATTCAATCGGGCATATCTACGCATATCTTGGCCTGATCGTTGGTACAGGTGTGCTCTATCTTATTGCCCGGTACTTCAAAGGAAGAGAATGGTATTACTTCCCTGCAACGCTTCTTGGATGCGGGATCTTTTTTGCCCTGGCCCTGTTTGTCGTCAGTCCCGCCCTCTTTAACCTGCTGATCGCATCTTTCTTCGCATTCTTCGGGCAGGCCCCGGTCACCAATACGGTCCAGGAAGCACGGGGTTGGGCACTTGAGAGTGCATGGATGACCTATAATTACGGCCTTATCCTGATGGTCGGCGGGATCCTGGTCATGGCGTATAACAACCTGCGGGACGAGCATCCCGAACAGGTATTCGCACTGGTCTGGTCGCTTATCATGCTCTTTTCTACCTGGCAGCATGTCAGGTACGAATATTACCTTGCTGTAAATGTCGCTCTCCTCTCGGCGGTCTGTGTAAGTTTTGTGTGGGCAAAAGGGAGGGGCGATATCAACCAGATTGTATCCGGTTTCTCCAAAGACACAGATAATCAAGAACCAGTGGATGATACCACTCCACGAAGTAAAAAAACAAAAAAACCCACGAAAAAAAGTGCAGCGCATTCCCAATCCAATTACCTCATGATGGGATTGATAGTGATCATCGCCGGTTTGGGAATATTATTTGCCTATACTTCAGTGTCATACAGTTATTCAAATGCTGTAAACAACCCTATCAACATGAATCCGGATTGGCGCGAATCCCTTGACTGGATGGGGAACAACACACCGGATACCGGAGTGAATTATTATACTATTTTTGATCCAAAGACCTTCAAATACCCTGAAGGATCCTATGGCGTCATGTCCTGGTGGGACTATGGGCATATGATTACCTATATCTCTAAACGAATCCCTAACTCCAAC of the Methanomicrobiales archaeon HGW-Methanomicrobiales-1 genome contains:
- a CDS encoding glycosyltransferase WbuB; protein product: MKILLVSTQDYIHHPIPSRHHYIFEELARRHEVHVAHFHVSRGDTRPTRLIVEEATQFPLTSPLLHYTLNAPYHFHIFNKIIREQGIDVVVAAHVLAGTAVIHAAKKYQVPVVFDLKDWFPDSAAAYFKNSIIQETVRKSVWAITKRNLSNSDKITTVSPSLVEKLKKHGFSADLITNGVDTDIFKPMNGAEKRKELGFTADDFIIGFCGSIERWYAIDEMIRALPELIRYHPSTKMLVVGGSLFTDYKAELQELAAGLNVSDRVVFTGTKPYRELPEYIACMDVCTIPLSPPQWGDIALPNKFFEYSACGKPILMRPIPDVTRIGGPNLCVYRTQEDYIAEIKAIMDNPVNFSIDLKNYSWKEKARQFETLLQSIA
- a CDS encoding oligosaccharyl transferase, archaeosortase A system-associated, encoding MVFFDLKNRRTYLIFGLVALFSLFALWLRLIPMFMMGNTDILTMVGSDDPLYNLRQVEQMLSNNLAYAWFDPMTQYPSGSMVYWGPLFPMIIAIGCMIAGATTRPEIIGVGLVIPAIMAAAIVVIMYGVGKTCGDWKTGLMASGFTAIVTGQFFYRSLYGYMDHHIAEVLFSTLFCLFYMYTLHSEKETIIDLKNIHTYKKTVIFSALAGIAYLLGLFVMPTMILFAMIAGLFTVVQFIIDVHKKRTSEYLVIINLVIFAIASLGLFLFGFKDPGVNLSTYSIGHIYAYLGLIVGTGVLYLIARYFKGREWYYFPATLLGCGIFFALALFVVSPALFNLLIASFFAFFGQAPVTNTVQEARGWALESAWMTYNYGLILMVGGILVMAYNNLRDEHPEQVFALVWSLIMLFSTWQHVRYEYYLAVNVALLSAVCVSFVWAKGRGDINQIVSGFSKDTDNQEPVDDTTPRSKKTKKPTKKSAAHSQSNYLMMGLIVIIAGLGILFAYTSVSYSYSNAVNNPINMNPDWRESLDWMGNNTPDTGVNYYTIFDPKTFKYPEGSYGVMSWWDYGHMITYISKRIPNSNPFQAGVTGDTGAAAYFISTSEDTSNGILDHLGTRYVITDIEMDTGKFWAMTTWYNSTLANTPYQMTLLTPGQNNPNSYEPVLLNSESYYHTTISRLHNFDGSLTPASKLYYVEYADPEITQMSLPVMTDAKATNATEAKRLVDEYNRKAPAGYHAVALSPVITLPIDTVPALRHYRLVHESPSNVFNTKTPDVKYVKVFEYVKGAHIKGDGIIEVPVISNTGREFTYRQESINGEFIVPYATTGNPYDVKTAGKYTVISSGKQYEVPESAVMQGTVIQ